The Metabacillus schmidteae genome includes a region encoding these proteins:
- a CDS encoding tetratricopeptide repeat protein: protein MGKQLSKQQKNAQVVPFLQDGQYYYNKGLKAYREQNYQKASKYLQKAVDLDPMDSVKLSQLATIYTDMGKYSQSNELLSYILDELDKDMTECHYFMANNYAHLGLFQEAYKCATEYSKIDPYGEFTEENEDLIDLLTMEDDDEEPFLKDPDDLILKQDAAKSLLESSQFEEAINLLEEIVEEYPEFWSAHNNLSLAYFYVGEVEKAKQYLQTVLERNPGNLHAYCNLLVFYYYERQDDKVQEIAKVLSNVHPLIFEHRYKLGATFALVGHYPIAYRWLRSLYKQGFEGDEVFYYWLSYSAYFTGNVAFAEQMWERVIKENKDKEGSEPWNVTGDAKHRVGSMTLEERLYAIFLAIQTNNLNEIQQYQLSTVPQSQLEKEFVKFALSNNDSTDDKMISFYQIANSLFVHSEQDELFLFSFRILMKLYKDNITLQNHQGWAAALDYVWRNKTNQPISQATIASQYGTSVATVGKYAKLVKSLLP, encoded by the coding sequence ACTATCAAAAAGCAAGTAAATATCTACAAAAGGCTGTTGACCTGGATCCGATGGATTCTGTCAAACTCTCCCAGCTCGCCACAATCTATACAGATATGGGAAAATACAGTCAATCAAATGAATTGCTTTCATATATACTTGATGAACTTGATAAAGATATGACGGAATGTCACTACTTTATGGCAAACAATTACGCACATCTTGGATTATTTCAGGAAGCATATAAATGTGCAACAGAGTACTCAAAAATAGATCCGTACGGTGAGTTTACTGAGGAAAATGAAGATTTGATTGATCTTTTAACAATGGAGGACGATGATGAAGAGCCATTTTTAAAAGATCCTGATGATTTAATTCTAAAGCAAGATGCAGCGAAGTCTCTTTTAGAATCGAGCCAGTTTGAAGAGGCTATTAACCTGCTTGAAGAAATTGTGGAAGAATATCCTGAATTTTGGTCGGCTCACAATAACTTATCTTTAGCTTATTTTTATGTGGGAGAAGTGGAAAAGGCGAAGCAATACTTGCAAACTGTTCTGGAACGAAATCCTGGCAATCTTCATGCATATTGTAATCTTTTAGTTTTTTATTATTATGAACGTCAGGACGACAAGGTCCAAGAAATTGCTAAAGTATTATCAAATGTTCATCCACTTATATTCGAGCATCGTTATAAGCTGGGAGCAACATTCGCTTTAGTAGGACATTACCCAATTGCCTACAGATGGCTTCGCTCGCTCTATAAACAAGGCTTTGAGGGAGATGAAGTCTTTTATTACTGGTTATCCTATTCTGCTTATTTTACAGGGAATGTCGCCTTTGCTGAGCAAATGTGGGAGCGGGTAATAAAGGAGAACAAAGACAAAGAGGGCTCAGAACCGTGGAATGTGACAGGAGATGCTAAACACCGTGTAGGAAGCATGACACTTGAGGAGCGCCTATACGCAATTTTTCTTGCCATTCAAACAAACAATTTAAATGAGATTCAGCAATATCAATTATCAACGGTACCACAATCACAGCTTGAAAAGGAATTCGTTAAATTTGCCTTATCAAATAATGATAGTACAGACGATAAAATGATCTCATTCTATCAAATTGCAAACTCATTATTTGTTCACTCAGAACAAGATGAATTATTTTTATTTTCTTTCAGAATTCTAATGAAGCTTTATAAAGATAATATCACCTTACAAAATCATCAAGGCTGGGCTGCAGCACTGGACTATGTATGGAGAAACAAGACAAATCAACCAATAAGTCAGGCAACGATCGCATCCCAATACGGAACAAGCGTCGCTACCGTTGGGAAATATGCAAAACTTGTCAAAAGCCTACTACCTTAA
- the trxB gene encoding thioredoxin-disulfide reductase — protein MSEEKIYDVIIAGAGPAGMTAAVYTSRANLSTLMIERGVPGGQMANTEEVENYPGFDHILGPELSTKMFDHAKKFGAEYAYGDIQEIVDGEEYKIVKAGKKEYKTRAVIITTGAEYKKIGVPGEKELGGRGVSYCAVCDGAFFKGKELVVVGGGDSAVEEGVYLTRFASKVTIVHRRDELRAQKILQQRAFDNEKVDFIWNHTVKEIHEKDGKVGNVTLVNTQNGEEQEFKTDGVFIYIGMVPLSKPFVNLGITNENGYIETNDRMETRVPGIFAAGDIREKMLRQIVTATGDGSIAAQSAQHYVEELAEKLKAVK, from the coding sequence ATGTCAGAAGAAAAAATTTATGACGTTATTATAGCAGGAGCAGGTCCAGCGGGAATGACGGCGGCTGTTTATACATCACGTGCCAACCTGTCAACACTTATGATTGAACGCGGCGTTCCGGGCGGTCAAATGGCAAATACGGAGGAAGTAGAAAATTATCCTGGTTTTGATCACATTCTCGGGCCTGAACTATCAACAAAAATGTTTGATCATGCGAAGAAATTCGGAGCAGAATATGCATATGGAGATATTCAGGAAATCGTAGATGGAGAAGAATACAAAATTGTCAAAGCGGGAAAAAAAGAATACAAAACAAGAGCCGTTATTATTACAACAGGTGCAGAATACAAGAAAATTGGCGTCCCTGGTGAAAAAGAACTTGGTGGACGTGGAGTTTCTTATTGTGCGGTTTGTGACGGGGCATTCTTTAAAGGAAAAGAACTGGTTGTAGTAGGCGGAGGAGATTCTGCCGTAGAAGAAGGAGTATACTTAACTCGCTTCGCTTCAAAGGTAACAATTGTTCACCGTCGAGACGAACTAAGAGCTCAAAAAATTCTTCAACAACGTGCGTTTGATAACGAAAAAGTCGACTTTATCTGGAATCACACAGTAAAAGAAATACACGAGAAAGACGGTAAAGTTGGAAACGTAACATTAGTGAATACCCAGAATGGTGAAGAACAAGAATTCAAAACAGACGGTGTATTCATATACATCGGCATGGTTCCATTATCAAAACCGTTTGTAAATCTTGGGATTACAAACGAAAATGGATACATTGAGACAAATGATCGTATGGAAACAAGAGTTCCAGGGATCTTTGCAGCTGGTGATATTCGTGAAAAAATGCTTCGCCAAATCGTTACAGCAACTGGTGACGGAAGTATTGCAGCTCAAAGTGCACAACACTATGTAGAGGAATTAGCTGAAAAATTAAAGGCTGTAAAATAA
- a CDS encoding 8-oxo-dGTP diphosphatase, with protein MKNLQRVTNCVLMEGNKVLLLQKPRRGWWVAPGGKMELGESVKDTVTREFREETGIYIKNPQLKGIFTFIIKDGTDIVSEWMMFTFLATDYQGTNVLESEEGTITWHDKDVIQDLPMAPGDHHILDYVIKGTGMLYGTFTYTPDYELLSYRLDPQ; from the coding sequence GTGAAGAATTTGCAAAGAGTAACCAACTGCGTCTTAATGGAAGGAAATAAAGTTCTTCTCCTGCAAAAACCTAGAAGAGGCTGGTGGGTAGCTCCTGGTGGAAAGATGGAGTTAGGAGAATCGGTGAAGGATACGGTCACTCGTGAATTCCGTGAAGAAACGGGCATATATATTAAAAACCCACAGCTTAAAGGGATCTTTACCTTCATCATTAAAGATGGAACAGATATTGTATCAGAATGGATGATGTTTACGTTCTTAGCAACAGATTACCAAGGAACAAATGTATTGGAATCTGAAGAGGGAACGATTACTTGGCATGATAAAGATGTTATTCAGGATTTGCCAATGGCACCTGGTGATCATCACATCTTGGATTATGTGATAAAGGGAACAGGAATGCTTTATGGTACTTTTACATACACACCTGATTATGAGTTACTTTCCTACCGCTTAGATCCACAATAA
- the rapZ gene encoding RNase adapter RapZ: MTIEQNDQQTPQEVQMVIITGMSGAGKTVAIQSFEDLGYFCVDNLPPTLLPKFLELMKESGAKMNKVALVMDLRGREFFDSLFEALDDLAENAWLTPHILFLDAKDSTLVTRYKETRRSHPLASKGLPLEGIGLERELLEELKGRAQLIFDTSDLKPRELREKILKQFSSSVEHTFTVNVTSFGFKYGIPIDADLVFDVRFLPNPHYIDHMRPKTGLQEEVSSYVLKWNETQKFLEKLQDLLTFMLPYYKREGKSQLVIAIGCTGGQHRSVTLAEYIANYYKNDYHTQVSHRDIEKRKHH; the protein is encoded by the coding sequence ATGACGATTGAACAAAATGATCAGCAGACACCACAAGAGGTGCAAATGGTGATTATTACAGGTATGTCCGGGGCAGGTAAAACAGTTGCCATTCAAAGCTTTGAAGACTTAGGATATTTCTGCGTGGACAACTTGCCTCCAACTTTATTACCAAAATTCTTAGAGTTAATGAAAGAGTCAGGCGCGAAAATGAATAAAGTGGCACTTGTAATGGATCTTCGTGGAAGAGAATTTTTTGATAGCTTGTTTGAAGCTCTTGATGATTTAGCGGAGAATGCATGGTTAACACCACATATCTTGTTTTTGGATGCAAAAGACTCAACTCTCGTGACAAGGTACAAAGAAACCAGACGTTCCCACCCGTTAGCATCAAAGGGTCTTCCATTAGAAGGAATTGGCCTTGAAAGAGAACTTCTTGAGGAATTAAAAGGAAGAGCACAGCTTATTTTCGATACATCTGATCTAAAGCCGCGAGAGCTAAGAGAAAAAATACTAAAACAATTCTCTTCAAGTGTTGAGCATACATTTACGGTAAATGTTACATCATTTGGGTTTAAATACGGTATTCCAATTGATGCAGACCTTGTCTTTGATGTACGCTTTTTACCTAACCCGCACTATATCGATCATATGAGACCAAAAACTGGTTTACAGGAAGAGGTTTCTTCCTATGTGTTAAAATGGAATGAAACTCAGAAGTTCTTAGAAAAGCTGCAAGATCTGCTCACGTTTATGCTGCCTTACTATAAGCGTGAAGGCAAAAGTCAACTCGTTATTGCGATTGGATGTACAGGAGGACAACATCGCTCAGTAACATTAGCTGAATACATTGCCAATTACTATAAAAATGACTACCACACTCAAGTGTCACATCGAGACATTGAGAAAAGAAAGCATCATTAA